One genomic segment of Caballeronia sp. TF1N1 includes these proteins:
- a CDS encoding YihY/virulence factor BrkB family protein — MSSVSTQKIEAVVKKDASWVLGALKKFSEDRCAAMAASIAFYSAFSLAPTLVMVIAVAGWVFGAEAARGQLFHQVNGLLGDQGAAGVQSIVENAHRSGGTGIAAVISFALLAIGASATFSSLNTALNLVWPLTGDQRSSVFAMVRVRLISFGLVLGVAFLLIVSLVLDTAIQAVGMWLWGDSPFVIIGDIVQLVAGLAILTVAFGALLKFLPDAPVQWRDALVGGLVAALLFSAGKKLFALYLTHAGTASAFGAAGSLAVLLMWLYFSAAVLLLGAEFSAARARLHDPRGAWGQQNMGRVPPGSRAKIGSMLAASTRAGMPAAASASAAATEASNTAPVVSPASARIDAPVPASARRAIGARAQHAQLLTGQARKKVSAVAKALEISRKIARVESTATRATAMAMLGAGRKASTANAAVKRHPWRSVFFAASAGMAVALLTRRGSEHRENDDLQS; from the coding sequence ATGAGTTCCGTATCCACACAGAAGATCGAAGCCGTCGTCAAAAAGGACGCCTCCTGGGTGCTCGGCGCGCTCAAGAAATTTTCGGAGGATCGCTGCGCCGCGATGGCCGCGAGTATCGCCTTCTATTCTGCGTTTTCGCTCGCGCCGACGCTCGTCATGGTGATCGCCGTGGCCGGCTGGGTGTTTGGCGCCGAAGCCGCGCGCGGCCAGCTCTTTCATCAGGTCAACGGGCTGCTCGGCGATCAGGGCGCGGCGGGCGTGCAGAGTATTGTCGAGAATGCGCATCGCAGCGGCGGGACGGGCATCGCGGCGGTCATCTCGTTCGCGCTGCTCGCGATCGGTGCGTCGGCGACGTTTTCATCCCTCAATACGGCGCTCAATCTTGTATGGCCGCTCACGGGCGATCAGCGCTCGAGCGTCTTTGCGATGGTGCGCGTGCGGCTCATCTCGTTTGGACTCGTGCTCGGCGTGGCGTTTCTCCTGATCGTCTCGCTGGTGCTGGACACCGCGATCCAGGCTGTCGGCATGTGGCTCTGGGGCGACTCGCCGTTCGTGATCATCGGCGATATCGTTCAGTTGGTCGCCGGTCTCGCCATTCTGACCGTCGCGTTCGGCGCGCTGCTCAAATTTCTCCCCGATGCCCCCGTGCAGTGGCGCGACGCGCTCGTCGGCGGGCTTGTCGCGGCGCTGCTGTTCTCGGCGGGCAAGAAACTGTTCGCGCTCTATTTGACGCACGCAGGCACGGCCAGCGCGTTCGGCGCGGCCGGATCGCTCGCGGTTCTGCTCATGTGGCTGTATTTTTCGGCGGCCGTGTTGTTGCTCGGCGCGGAGTTCTCGGCGGCGCGCGCGCGTCTGCACGATCCGCGCGGCGCGTGGGGCCAGCAAAACATGGGACGCGTGCCGCCGGGCAGCCGCGCCAAGATCGGTTCGATGCTCGCGGCTTCCACGCGCGCGGGCATGCCGGCGGCGGCATCCGCATCGGCGGCGGCGACGGAGGCATCCAACACAGCGCCAGTCGTATCGCCCGCCAGCGCTCGGATCGATGCGCCCGTGCCCGCGAGCGCCCGGCGTGCCATCGGCGCGCGCGCTCAACACGCGCAGTTGTTGACGGGACAGGCGCGCAAGAAGGTATCGGCGGTGGCGAAGGCGCTGGAGATATCGCGCAAGATCGCGCGCGTCGAGAGCACTGCGACGCGCGCCACGGCGATGGCCATGCTGGGCGCGGGCCGCAAGGCATCGACCGCCAATGCCGCAGTGAAGCGGCACCCGTGGCGCTCGGTGTTTTTCGCGGCAAGCGCGGGAATGGCAGTCGCGTTGCTCACACGCCGCGGCTCCGAGCATCGGGAAAACGACGACCTGCAAAGCTGA
- a CDS encoding porin has product MKRFALTSLSLALLGAAGAAQAQTSVTLYGVIDAGLGYVSNANANGDHLYGMINGNLSGDRWGLKGQEDLGGGLKAIFQLESGFDIGTGRLGQGGREFGRQAFVGLSGNQWGTVTLGRQYDPLVDMVQGITADNYWGAIFATPGDVDNYDNSLRVSNAVKYVSPNYAGFQVEGLYGFSGLAGATGQGQTWSGAATYNNGPLAVAGGYFYANNPNAGRIPPTGASTWNSTTSDALFDGPINNAYASAHAIGIARGAVQYTIGAFTVGGSYSNAQFKADGGSRFGSEHFNVGNGFVNFQATPALLLGVGYTYTKSGGDTSAKYHQASLGADYSLSKRTDFYAVAAYQHASGDQRDGTTGGINSAQASIGSYGYDSGSSHQEIVIIGVRHKF; this is encoded by the coding sequence ATGAAACGATTCGCACTGACGTCCCTCTCGCTGGCGCTGCTCGGCGCAGCTGGCGCGGCACAGGCACAAACGAGCGTGACGCTGTATGGCGTGATCGACGCTGGTCTCGGTTATGTGAGCAACGCCAACGCAAATGGCGACCACCTGTACGGCATGATCAACGGCAATCTGTCCGGCGATCGCTGGGGCCTGAAGGGTCAAGAAGATCTGGGCGGCGGTCTGAAGGCGATTTTCCAGTTGGAAAGCGGCTTTGACATCGGCACCGGCCGTCTCGGCCAAGGTGGCCGCGAGTTCGGTCGTCAAGCATTCGTCGGTTTGTCGGGCAATCAGTGGGGTACGGTCACCCTGGGTCGCCAATACGATCCGCTGGTTGACATGGTCCAAGGCATCACGGCCGACAACTACTGGGGCGCAATCTTCGCAACGCCGGGCGACGTCGACAACTACGACAACTCGCTGCGCGTGAGCAACGCCGTCAAGTACGTTTCGCCGAACTACGCGGGCTTCCAGGTCGAAGGCCTTTACGGCTTCTCGGGTCTGGCAGGCGCAACGGGCCAAGGTCAAACCTGGTCGGGCGCTGCAACGTATAACAACGGCCCCCTGGCAGTCGCCGGCGGCTACTTCTACGCTAACAACCCGAACGCCGGCCGCATTCCGCCGACGGGCGCAAGCACGTGGAACAGCACGACGTCGGACGCACTGTTCGACGGCCCGATCAACAACGCATACGCATCGGCGCACGCAATCGGCATCGCTCGCGGCGCGGTTCAGTACACGATCGGCGCGTTCACGGTCGGCGGTTCGTACAGCAATGCACAGTTCAAGGCAGACGGTGGTTCGCGCTTCGGCTCGGAACACTTCAACGTCGGCAACGGTTTCGTGAACTTCCAGGCAACCCCGGCGCTGCTGCTCGGCGTGGGCTACACCTACACGAAGTCGGGCGGCGACACGTCGGCCAAGTACCACCAGGCCAGCCTGGGTGCGGACTACTCGCTGTCGAAGCGCACGGACTTCTACGCAGTTGCGGCTTACCAGCACGCAAGCGGCGATCAGCGCGACGGCACGACGGGCGGCATCAACTCGGCGCAAGCCTCGATCGGTTCCTACGGCTACGACAGCGGCAGCAGCCATCAAGAAATCGTCATCATCGGCGTGCGTCACAAGTTCTAA
- the fdnG gene encoding formate dehydrogenase-N subunit alpha, which produces MLQMSRRQFLKVSASTLAGSSLAALGFSPAPALAEVRQYKLSRTTETRNTCPYCSVGCGILMYGLGDNAKNAKASIIHIEGDPDHPVNRGTLCPKGASLIDFIHSPSRLMHPEYRAPGSDEWKRISWEDALDRIAKLMKEDRDANFVETTADGKKVNRWLTTGMLAASAGSNEVGYLTHKTARSLGMLAFDNQARVUHGPTVAGLAPTFGRGAMTNHWVDIKNADVILVMGGNAAEAHPCGFKWVTEAKAHRKTRLIVVDPRFTRTASVADFYAPIRTGSDIAFLGGIINYLLTNDKIQHEYVRNYTDMSFIVREDFAFKDGEFSGYNAEKRNYDKSSWDYERGDDGFVKVDPTLQHPRCVYNLLKQHFSTYTPEMVTKVCGTPTDKFLKVCEMLATTAAPNRAGTILYALGWTHHSVGAQMIRTGAMVQLLLGNIGMAGGGMNALRGHSNIQGLTDLGLMSNLLPGYMTLPMEGEQDFDEFIKKRATQPLRPNQLSYWKNYRAFHVSFMKSWWGDNATAENNFGFDYLPKLDKSYDMLQVFELMAQGKMNGYIAQGFNPLAAAPNKAKIGLGLSKLKWLVIMDPLATETSEFWKNHGEFNDVDASKIQTEVFRLPTTCFAEERGSLVSSSRVLQWHWQGAVAPGEAKSDLEIMSGLWLRIRQAYKEKGGKYPDPILNMTWPYADPESPTPEEIAMEFNGRALADVADPTDKTKVLAKKGEQLSSFALLRDDGSTASGCWIFCGSWTQAGNQMGRRDNSDPTGIGQTLGWAWAWPANRRVLYNRASCDVSGKPFDPTRKLIAWNGKAWTGPDIPDFKADEPPENGMNPFIMNPEGVARFFARDGMNEGPFPVHYEPFETPLGYNPFFPDNKAVVSNPAARIFPDDRAALGTADKFPDTATTYRLTEHFHYWTKHARLNAIVQPQQFVEIGEEHAKEVGVVAGERVKVSSNRGHIVAVALVTKRIKPLNVEGKKVHTVGLPLHWGFKGLTQPGYLVNTLTPSVGDGNSQTPEFKSFLVKVEKAEKA; this is translated from the coding sequence ATGCTGCAAATGTCACGGCGACAGTTCCTGAAGGTCTCAGCGAGCACGCTCGCCGGATCGAGCCTGGCGGCGTTAGGCTTCTCTCCGGCACCCGCGCTCGCCGAAGTTCGTCAGTACAAGCTGTCGCGTACCACGGAAACGCGTAATACCTGCCCGTACTGCTCAGTCGGATGCGGCATCCTCATGTACGGCCTCGGCGACAACGCCAAGAATGCGAAGGCCAGCATCATCCATATCGAAGGCGACCCCGACCATCCCGTCAATCGCGGCACGCTGTGCCCGAAGGGTGCATCGCTCATCGACTTCATTCATAGCCCCAGCCGCCTCATGCATCCCGAGTATCGCGCGCCGGGATCGGACGAATGGAAGCGCATCTCGTGGGAAGACGCGCTCGACCGTATCGCCAAACTGATGAAGGAAGATCGCGACGCGAATTTCGTCGAGACCACGGCGGACGGCAAGAAGGTGAATCGCTGGCTGACCACGGGCATGCTCGCGGCGTCGGCGGGCAGCAACGAAGTCGGCTATCTGACGCATAAAACTGCCCGCAGCCTGGGCATGCTCGCATTCGACAATCAGGCGCGTGTCTGACATGGCCCGACGGTGGCAGGTCTTGCCCCGACGTTTGGCCGTGGAGCGATGACGAACCATTGGGTCGACATCAAGAACGCGGACGTGATTCTGGTAATGGGCGGCAACGCAGCCGAGGCGCATCCGTGCGGTTTCAAGTGGGTGACCGAGGCGAAGGCGCATCGCAAGACGCGTCTCATCGTGGTCGATCCGCGCTTTACGCGCACCGCATCGGTGGCGGATTTCTATGCGCCGATTCGCACGGGAAGCGACATCGCGTTCCTGGGCGGCATCATCAATTACCTGCTCACCAACGACAAGATTCAGCACGAGTACGTCCGCAACTACACGGACATGTCCTTTATCGTGCGCGAGGACTTCGCGTTCAAGGACGGCGAGTTCTCGGGCTATAACGCCGAGAAGCGCAACTACGACAAGTCGAGCTGGGACTATGAACGCGGCGACGATGGCTTCGTCAAGGTCGATCCGACCTTGCAGCATCCGCGCTGTGTCTACAACTTGCTCAAGCAGCATTTCTCGACCTATACGCCCGAGATGGTGACGAAGGTCTGCGGTACGCCGACCGACAAGTTCCTCAAGGTCTGCGAGATGCTTGCCACGACCGCCGCGCCGAATCGCGCGGGAACCATTCTGTATGCGCTCGGCTGGACGCATCACTCGGTCGGCGCGCAGATGATCCGCACCGGCGCGATGGTGCAACTTCTGCTTGGCAACATCGGCATGGCGGGCGGCGGCATGAACGCGCTGCGCGGGCACTCGAACATTCAAGGCCTGACCGATCTCGGCCTGATGTCGAATCTGCTGCCCGGCTATATGACCTTGCCGATGGAAGGCGAGCAGGACTTCGACGAGTTCATCAAGAAGCGCGCGACGCAGCCTTTGCGGCCGAATCAGTTGAGCTACTGGAAGAACTATCGCGCGTTCCATGTGAGCTTCATGAAGTCATGGTGGGGCGACAACGCGACCGCCGAGAACAACTTCGGCTTCGACTATCTGCCAAAACTCGACAAGTCCTACGACATGCTCCAGGTGTTCGAGCTGATGGCGCAGGGCAAGATGAACGGCTATATCGCGCAGGGTTTCAATCCGCTCGCGGCCGCGCCGAACAAGGCGAAGATCGGGCTCGGACTGTCGAAGCTGAAGTGGCTCGTCATCATGGACCCGCTCGCCACCGAGACTTCCGAGTTCTGGAAGAACCACGGCGAGTTCAACGATGTCGACGCCTCGAAGATTCAGACTGAAGTCTTCCGTCTGCCGACCACGTGTTTCGCGGAAGAGCGCGGCTCGCTCGTGAGTTCGAGCCGCGTGCTGCAATGGCACTGGCAAGGCGCGGTCGCTCCGGGCGAAGCGAAGAGCGACCTGGAGATCATGTCGGGGCTGTGGCTGCGCATTCGGCAGGCCTATAAGGAGAAGGGCGGCAAGTATCCTGATCCTATCCTCAACATGACCTGGCCTTACGCGGACCCGGAAAGTCCGACGCCCGAAGAGATCGCGATGGAGTTCAACGGCCGCGCGCTCGCGGATGTCGCCGATCCCACCGACAAGACGAAGGTGCTGGCGAAGAAGGGCGAGCAGTTGTCGAGCTTCGCGCTTTTGCGTGACGATGGCTCCACGGCGAGCGGTTGCTGGATCTTCTGCGGATCGTGGACGCAAGCGGGCAATCAGATGGGCCGGCGCGACAACTCGGACCCGACCGGCATCGGTCAGACGCTCGGCTGGGCGTGGGCGTGGCCGGCGAATCGCCGTGTGCTTTACAACCGCGCGTCATGCGATGTGAGCGGCAAGCCTTTCGACCCGACGCGCAAGCTGATCGCATGGAACGGCAAGGCGTGGACCGGACCGGACATTCCCGACTTCAAGGCCGACGAGCCCCCGGAGAACGGCATGAATCCGTTCATCATGAATCCGGAGGGCGTGGCGCGTTTCTTCGCGCGCGACGGCATGAACGAAGGACCGTTCCCGGTGCATTACGAACCGTTCGAGACGCCGCTCGGCTATAACCCGTTCTTCCCGGACAACAAGGCCGTGGTGAGCAATCCAGCCGCGCGCATCTTCCCGGATGACCGCGCGGCGCTCGGCACCGCCGACAAGTTCCCGGACACGGCGACGACCTATCGCCTGACCGAGCACTTCCACTACTGGACCAAGCACGCGCGGCTCAACGCCATCGTGCAGCCGCAGCAGTTCGTGGAAATCGGCGAGGAACACGCAAAGGAAGTGGGCGTCGTGGCGGGCGAGCGCGTGAAGGTATCGAGCAATCGCGGGCATATCGTCGCGGTGGCGCTCGTCACCAAGCGCATCAAGCCATTGAACGTGGAGGGCAAGAAGGTGCATACCGTCGGCCTGCCGCTGCATTGGGGCTTCAAAGGCCTCACGCAGCCGGGCTATCTCGTCAACACACTGACGCCTTCCGTGGGCGACGGGAACTCGCAGACACCGGAGTTCAAGTCGTTCCTCGTGAAGGTCGAAAAAGCCGAGAAGGCTTAA
- a CDS encoding glycerophosphodiester phosphodiesterase family protein, producing MLSRQLAAVSCFAWLVLLGACRFAPVPAASRNALPTIVAHRGGAADAPENTLLAIETALANHADAIWLTVQLTRDGVPVLYRPADLSANTNGTGTVASHEFAALRSLNAGWNFTQTDANGAKQYPYRARPLPIPSLAEALRAIPSSTTVILDMKALPAETQASAVARVLSEESAWPRVLIYSTDAAYQAAFAPYREARLFESRDATRERLAQVALEHECRKPPPEGTWTAFEYRRKMELVETFTLGEARSAVDARLWTPQAVSCFKTNGKVRILAIGVDQAEDYRAAACLGMDAVLADSPRRAYASKTSLAEPLQCPANAP from the coding sequence ATGCTGTCGCGCCAACTCGCCGCTGTCTCGTGTTTCGCTTGGCTTGTCTTGCTCGGGGCCTGCCGTTTCGCGCCTGTACCAGCCGCATCCCGCAACGCTTTGCCAACGATCGTCGCGCATCGCGGCGGCGCGGCGGACGCGCCTGAAAACACCCTGCTCGCCATTGAGACCGCGCTCGCGAATCACGCGGATGCGATCTGGCTCACCGTGCAACTCACGCGCGATGGCGTCCCGGTGCTCTATCGTCCGGCCGATCTCTCCGCGAACACAAATGGCACGGGCACGGTCGCCAGCCACGAATTCGCCGCGTTGCGAAGCCTGAACGCGGGCTGGAACTTCACGCAGACGGATGCGAACGGCGCGAAGCAGTATCCGTATCGCGCGCGGCCGTTGCCTATTCCCTCGCTCGCCGAGGCATTGCGGGCCATTCCATCGTCCACGACGGTCATACTCGACATGAAAGCGCTGCCGGCCGAAACGCAGGCAAGCGCCGTCGCCCGCGTGCTGAGCGAGGAAAGCGCGTGGCCGCGCGTGCTGATCTATTCGACGGATGCCGCCTACCAGGCGGCGTTTGCGCCTTATCGCGAAGCGCGTCTTTTCGAATCGCGCGATGCGACGCGTGAGCGCCTGGCGCAAGTCGCGCTGGAGCACGAGTGCCGAAAGCCGCCGCCCGAAGGCACATGGACGGCGTTCGAATACAGGAGAAAGATGGAACTGGTCGAGACGTTCACGCTTGGCGAAGCGCGCTCCGCCGTGGATGCGCGACTCTGGACGCCGCAGGCGGTCAGTTGCTTCAAGACGAACGGCAAGGTCCGGATTCTGGCGATCGGGGTCGACCAGGCGGAGGATTATCGCGCCGCCGCGTGTCTTGGAATGGACGCCGTGCTGGCCGATTCGCCGCGTCGGGCATACGCGAGCAAGACAAGCCTCGCCGAGCCGCTGCAGTGCCCTGCAAACGCGCCCTGA
- a CDS encoding proteasome-type protease, with translation MTYCVGMCVDEGLVFLSDTRTNAGVDHVSAARKMTVFEQPGDRVIVLLAAGNLALTQAVTHMLAEPADPDAPTLYSVATMAEAARIVGDAVREVHRRDALSLAEFSVDFNCSFILGGQIHGQPPRLFMVYAAGNFIESTRVSPYFQIGESKYGKPIIDRVITPSTDLDEVAKCALISMDSTLRSNLSVGLPLDLLVYEKDALRVTRFASLDNDSAYYQMIHRTWGERLRQIFGEIPNPSWTDLANVPLRPRESRTIVPRLVIGDLPSSGEAPAQTLAEDVDSNGNAPQQ, from the coding sequence ATGACTTATTGCGTGGGTATGTGTGTGGACGAGGGCCTCGTGTTCCTTTCCGATACGCGCACGAATGCCGGTGTGGACCACGTAAGCGCCGCCCGCAAAATGACTGTTTTCGAACAGCCGGGAGACCGGGTGATCGTGCTGCTCGCGGCCGGTAACCTCGCGCTCACGCAAGCGGTGACGCACATGCTCGCCGAACCCGCGGACCCGGACGCGCCCACGCTTTATAGCGTCGCCACCATGGCGGAAGCCGCGCGCATCGTCGGCGACGCGGTGCGCGAAGTGCATCGGCGCGATGCGCTTTCGCTCGCGGAATTCAGCGTTGATTTCAACTGCAGCTTCATTCTCGGCGGTCAGATACACGGCCAGCCGCCGCGCCTCTTCATGGTTTATGCAGCCGGTAACTTCATAGAATCGACGCGCGTTTCGCCTTATTTTCAGATTGGCGAGTCGAAATACGGCAAGCCGATCATCGACCGCGTCATTACGCCGTCCACGGATCTCGACGAAGTCGCGAAATGCGCGCTTATCTCCATGGATTCGACGCTGCGTTCGAATCTCTCGGTGGGCTTGCCGCTCGACTTGCTGGTCTACGAGAAAGACGCGTTGCGCGTGACGCGTTTCGCCTCGCTCGACAACGACAGCGCGTATTACCAGATGATCCACCGCACGTGGGGCGAGCGCCTGCGGCAGATTTTCGGCGAGATTCCGAACCCTTCGTGGACCGATCTGGCCAACGTGCCGCTGCGTCCGCGCGAGTCGCGCACGATCGTGCCGCGGCTCGTCATTGGCGATCTGCCAAGTTCTGGTGAAGCGCCGGCGCAGACGCTCGCCGAGGACGTGGATTCAAACGGCAACGCGCCGCAGCAGTAG